In one Nocardioides luteus genomic region, the following are encoded:
- a CDS encoding PQQ-dependent sugar dehydrogenase: protein MRAALALASVVALGLSTAACAGDSSPATTPPPLNPSGSASAPPSASSSAPPAVLPASDRVPELDVEVAGEGLDHPWDVADLGEDRFLVTERDRAVLSLIEDGERREIPLEDNDIWVSGETGLMGLEVDPGFAENRRIYTCQGWNGGEDVRVISWTLDAGLTRATQERTLIDGFPTSSGRHGGCRLLISADGALWVGTGDAANEENPRNLDSLGGKTLRLDPENGEPWPGNPWGGDEGPRRFITSFGHRNVQGLAQRADGTVWSVEHGPDRDDEVNEITLGGDYGWNPGSGYDESVPMTDQDLPGKQIEAAWSSGNPTVATGGGTFIPVQERWGAFGGALAVAVLKDQELRIISFDESGKLTDDRSPEVMHDHGRLRTVSLAADGDLLVTTDNGGGEDVLLRVTPR from the coding sequence ATGCGCGCTGCCCTAGCCCTCGCCTCCGTGGTCGCTCTCGGGCTCTCGACCGCCGCCTGCGCCGGAGACTCCTCTCCGGCCACGACCCCGCCGCCGCTGAACCCGTCGGGTTCGGCCAGTGCGCCGCCGAGCGCCTCCTCGTCCGCTCCCCCGGCCGTACTGCCGGCCTCCGACCGGGTGCCCGAGCTCGACGTCGAGGTGGCCGGCGAGGGGCTCGACCATCCGTGGGACGTCGCCGACCTCGGCGAGGACCGGTTCCTGGTCACCGAGCGCGACCGGGCGGTCCTGTCGCTGATCGAGGACGGGGAGCGGCGCGAGATCCCGCTCGAGGACAACGACATCTGGGTCTCCGGCGAGACCGGCCTGATGGGCCTGGAGGTCGACCCCGGCTTCGCCGAGAACCGGCGCATCTACACCTGCCAGGGGTGGAACGGTGGTGAGGACGTACGCGTCATCTCCTGGACCCTGGACGCCGGACTGACCCGGGCCACCCAGGAGCGGACCCTGATCGACGGCTTCCCCACGAGCTCCGGAAGGCATGGTGGCTGCCGGCTGCTGATCAGCGCCGACGGCGCGCTGTGGGTCGGCACCGGCGATGCCGCGAACGAGGAGAACCCGCGCAACCTCGACTCCCTGGGCGGGAAGACGCTCCGGCTCGACCCGGAGAACGGCGAGCCCTGGCCGGGCAACCCGTGGGGTGGTGACGAAGGACCACGACGATTCATCACGAGCTTCGGCCACCGCAACGTGCAGGGGCTGGCGCAGCGTGCCGACGGCACCGTCTGGTCGGTCGAGCACGGCCCCGACCGCGACGACGAGGTCAACGAGATCACGCTGGGCGGCGACTACGGCTGGAACCCGGGCTCCGGCTACGACGAGTCGGTGCCGATGACCGACCAGGATCTGCCCGGGAAGCAGATCGAGGCGGCCTGGAGCTCCGGCAATCCCACCGTGGCCACCGGCGGCGGCACCTTCATCCCCGTCCAGGAGCGGTGGGGCGCGTTCGGCGGGGCGCTCGCGGTCGCCGTGCTCAAGGACCAGGAGCTGCGGATCATCTCCTTCGACGAGTCCGGCAAGCTCACCGACGACCGGTCGCCCGAGGTCATGCACGACCACGGGCGGCTGCGTACGGTCTCGCTGGCCGCCGACGGGGACCTCCTCGTCACCACCGACAACGGTGGCGGCGAGGACGTCCTGCTCCGGGTCACCCCGCGCTGA
- a CDS encoding potassium channel family protein: MTNAFNAMRNHPSAVLLVGQLVAVLAYPFLDGSTAGRAGIGVLQLLLLVVAVAAVRLTPALSWVAILFGAPATVFAVWEAVAPDEGWVVLVSALFHVPFYLFVSYAMIRYLFHDDVVTRDELYATGAAFTVVAWAFAYLYAAVQVIWPGSFDTQRTWFELLYLSFTTLTSLGLSDIVPVQPHSRSVVMVEQVAGVFYVALVVARLVGLARPISR; encoded by the coding sequence GTGACGAACGCCTTCAACGCGATGCGGAATCATCCCTCGGCCGTGCTGCTCGTCGGGCAGCTGGTCGCCGTCCTGGCCTACCCGTTCCTCGACGGCTCGACCGCCGGCCGCGCCGGGATCGGCGTCCTCCAGCTGTTGCTGCTGGTCGTCGCCGTCGCGGCCGTACGCCTCACCCCGGCCCTGTCCTGGGTGGCGATCCTGTTCGGTGCGCCCGCGACGGTCTTCGCGGTCTGGGAGGCGGTCGCGCCGGACGAGGGCTGGGTGGTCCTGGTCTCGGCCCTCTTCCACGTGCCGTTCTACCTGTTCGTCTCCTACGCGATGATCCGCTACCTCTTCCACGACGACGTCGTGACCCGCGACGAGCTCTACGCCACCGGAGCCGCGTTCACCGTGGTGGCCTGGGCCTTCGCCTATCTCTACGCGGCCGTGCAGGTGATCTGGCCGGGCTCGTTCGACACCCAGCGCACCTGGTTCGAGCTCCTCTACCTCTCCTTCACCACCCTGACCTCGCTCGGCCTCTCCGACATCGTCCCCGTCCAACCCCACTCCCGCTCGGTCGTCATGGTCGAGCAGGTCGCCGGCGTCTTCTACGTCGCGCTCGTGGTCGCCCGCCTCGTCGGCCTCGCCCGGCCGATCAGCCGCTGA
- the panB gene encoding 3-methyl-2-oxobutanoate hydroxymethyltransferase, whose translation MMSTNPSAEETAPYGNGAAANATASAPAKPVRKVRTHHLREMKQRGDKITMLTSYDMYTAQIFDEAGVDLLLVGDSASNNVLGNETSLPVTVDELLPLTRAVSRSVKRAMVVGDLPFGSYQASPEQGYLTAVRFMKEAGAHCVKLEGGAEMAPVIKKLTEGGIPVIAHIGFTPQSEHVLGGYRVQGRGDASDRIIDDAKAVQEAGAFAVVMEMVPGDVAAQITKELDIPTIGIGAGPDCDGQVLVWQDAFGMRSGKMARFVKQYADVKSVLSDGAEAYISDVKGSTFPGPEHTF comes from the coding sequence ATGATGAGCACGAACCCCTCTGCCGAGGAGACCGCGCCCTACGGGAACGGTGCCGCCGCCAACGCGACTGCCAGCGCGCCGGCCAAGCCTGTACGCAAGGTGCGCACGCATCATCTTCGCGAGATGAAGCAGCGTGGCGACAAGATCACGATGCTCACCTCCTACGACATGTACACGGCCCAGATCTTCGACGAGGCCGGGGTCGACCTGCTGCTCGTCGGTGACTCCGCCTCCAACAACGTCCTCGGCAACGAGACGTCGCTTCCGGTGACCGTGGACGAGCTGCTGCCGCTGACCCGCGCCGTTTCCCGCAGCGTGAAGCGGGCGATGGTCGTCGGCGACCTGCCCTTCGGCTCCTACCAGGCCTCGCCCGAGCAGGGCTACCTGACCGCGGTGCGGTTCATGAAGGAGGCCGGCGCCCACTGCGTGAAGCTCGAGGGCGGCGCCGAGATGGCCCCGGTGATCAAGAAGCTGACCGAGGGCGGCATCCCGGTCATCGCCCACATCGGCTTCACCCCGCAGTCCGAGCACGTGCTCGGCGGCTACCGCGTCCAAGGCCGAGGAGACGCCTCCGACCGGATCATCGACGACGCCAAGGCCGTCCAGGAGGCGGGTGCCTTCGCGGTCGTCATGGAGATGGTCCCCGGCGACGTCGCCGCGCAGATCACCAAGGAGCTCGACATCCCGACGATCGGCATCGGCGCCGGCCCCGACTGCGACGGCCAGGTGCTGGTCTGGCAGGACGCCTTCGGGATGCGCAGCGGCAAGATGGCCCGCTTCGTGAAGCAGTACGCCGACGTGAAGTCGGTCCTCTCCGACGGCGCCGAGGCCTATATCTCCGACGTCAAGGGCTCCACCTTCCCGGGCCCCGAGCACACCTTCTGA
- a CDS encoding GNAT family N-acetyltransferase, with the protein MLIRRERPEDVADIRAVTAAAFSGVEHSAPPIEPDGAPGEATLVGWLREDPGWVPELSLVAEMDGEIVGHAVATRGELAGRPALGLGPVSVSPERQRDGVGSALMHAVLGGADAMGEPVVVLLGSPAYYARFGFVPASSLGIEAPDPAWGDYFQARPLAAYEPGLRGPFRYAAPFDRL; encoded by the coding sequence GTGCTGATCCGACGTGAGCGTCCCGAGGACGTGGCCGACATCCGGGCGGTCACCGCCGCCGCCTTCTCCGGGGTGGAGCACTCCGCCCCGCCGATCGAACCCGACGGCGCGCCCGGGGAGGCGACGCTGGTGGGCTGGCTGCGCGAGGACCCGGGTTGGGTCCCGGAGCTCTCGCTGGTCGCCGAGATGGACGGCGAGATCGTCGGCCACGCCGTGGCCACGCGGGGCGAGCTCGCCGGCCGGCCCGCGCTCGGGCTCGGCCCGGTGAGCGTCTCCCCGGAGCGCCAGCGCGACGGGGTCGGCTCGGCGCTGATGCACGCGGTCCTCGGCGGCGCCGACGCGATGGGCGAGCCGGTCGTCGTGCTGCTCGGCTCACCGGCCTACTACGCGCGCTTCGGCTTCGTGCCCGCCTCCTCCCTCGGCATCGAGGCGCCCGATCCGGCGTGGGGCGACTACTTCCAGGCACGGCCGCTGGCTGCGTACGAACCGGGTCTTCGGGGTCCGTTCCGCTATGCCGCGCCGTTCGACCGGCTGTGA
- a CDS encoding GNAT family N-acetyltransferase, whose translation MRVREATTADLDAVIHVGVTTWRATYPPITGEAYVEKGIARWWAPEAVIPGIENGQVLVAEDGDRVVGMAAYTPFEDHVMLWKLYVLPDAQGSGAGGALLTEVIGRAGDLPVRLTHLAGNDRAHAVYERLGFVETDKVTSPIDGGPEEIVMERPAG comes from the coding sequence ATGCGGGTGCGAGAGGCGACGACGGCGGACCTCGACGCGGTGATCCATGTCGGTGTGACGACCTGGCGGGCGACCTACCCGCCGATCACCGGGGAGGCGTACGTCGAGAAGGGCATCGCCAGATGGTGGGCTCCCGAGGCCGTGATCCCCGGGATCGAGAACGGCCAGGTCCTGGTCGCCGAGGACGGCGACCGGGTCGTCGGCATGGCCGCCTACACGCCCTTCGAGGACCACGTGATGCTCTGGAAGCTCTACGTCCTCCCCGACGCCCAGGGCTCGGGTGCCGGTGGCGCGCTGCTGACGGAGGTGATCGGCCGCGCTGGCGACCTGCCGGTGCGTCTCACCCACCTGGCCGGCAACGACCGCGCCCATGCCGTCTACGAGCGCCTCGGCTTCGTCGAGACCGACAAGGTGACCAGTCCGATCGACGGCGGCCCGGAAGAGATCGTGATGGAGCGTCCCGCGGGCTGA
- a CDS encoding 3-keto-disaccharide hydrolase, with amino-acid sequence MSHFLHSRRTRTRLALGSAVLGVAALCLGGQVGAAATSAETPATTATCPAPDARPSVVFLDLDSGVANSTLSSGCTINDVIDDERTWPAHGAFVAHVRSVTAELVATGEVTRAEAGRLQSAAGRSQVGKVEGYDWLFDGSAGSFDDWAYAGDGGFDLVPDGTIRSRAGAGGGFGTLWYPAREFGDFSLRLQFRDDAPGAARGNSGVQVRFPELWGPVEGCPTTYNGSETGNLSWIAVNCGHEIQVNDSPETGSNDPRKTGSVYGFADLTLAQARPTPKGTWNDLEIRVVGQHYTVIRNGVVINEFENLPGLPFPGRPNDPDSSSRGLTGHVGVQAHGSAPDVVSYRNIRIRELS; translated from the coding sequence ATGTCTCACTTCCTCCACTCACGGCGCACCCGGACCCGGCTCGCGCTCGGATCGGCCGTCCTCGGGGTCGCGGCACTGTGCCTGGGCGGTCAGGTCGGAGCGGCCGCGACGTCTGCCGAGACACCTGCGACGACTGCGACCTGTCCGGCGCCCGACGCCCGCCCGAGCGTGGTCTTCCTCGATCTCGACAGCGGTGTGGCCAACAGCACCCTGAGCTCCGGCTGCACCATCAACGACGTCATCGACGACGAGCGGACGTGGCCGGCTCACGGGGCCTTCGTGGCGCACGTCCGCAGCGTCACCGCCGAGCTGGTCGCCACCGGTGAGGTGACTCGGGCCGAGGCCGGCCGGCTGCAGTCCGCGGCCGGCCGCTCGCAGGTGGGGAAGGTCGAGGGTTACGACTGGCTCTTCGACGGCTCGGCCGGCTCCTTCGACGACTGGGCGTACGCCGGCGACGGCGGGTTCGACCTGGTGCCGGACGGCACCATCCGCAGCCGCGCCGGCGCGGGTGGCGGGTTCGGGACCCTGTGGTACCCGGCACGGGAGTTCGGCGACTTCTCGCTGCGACTGCAGTTCCGCGACGACGCGCCCGGCGCGGCCCGCGGGAACAGTGGAGTCCAGGTGCGCTTCCCCGAGCTGTGGGGCCCGGTCGAGGGATGCCCGACCACCTACAACGGCAGCGAGACCGGCAACCTCTCCTGGATCGCGGTCAACTGCGGTCACGAGATCCAGGTCAACGACTCGCCGGAGACCGGAAGCAACGACCCCCGCAAGACCGGCTCGGTCTACGGCTTCGCCGACCTCACCCTGGCCCAGGCACGACCGACCCCGAAGGGCACCTGGAACGACCTCGAGATCCGCGTCGTCGGCCAGCACTACACCGTGATCCGCAACGGCGTCGTGATCAACGAGTTCGAGAACCTGCCCGGGCTGCCGTTCCCCGGCCGTCCGAACGACCCCGACTCCAGCAGCCGGGGCCTGACCGGTCATGTCGGGGTTCAGGCGCACGGGAGTGCCCCGGACGTGGTGTCCTACCGGAACATCCGCATCCGCGAGCTGTCCTGA
- a CDS encoding NAD(+) synthase: MDFYSAYSHGFARVAACTIPISVADPAANAREVIAQARECSDEGVAVAVFPELCLSGYSIDDLVLQRTLLDAVHAAISAIVVASEELLTVIVVGAPLRHGDRVLNTAVVIHGGEVLGVVPKSYLPNYREFYEKRWYSTGDDADGTIMLGGEEVPLSNGLLFRCTDVKDLVFHVEICEDMWVPVPPSAKAALAGATVLLNLSASPVTVGRSEARRLLVQSASARCAAAYVYTAAGPGESTTDLSWDGQTMVYELGELLGETERFPDSARRTVVDVDLERIRAERIRQSTFDDNRRAEGGYHSEIEFELAPPLTGDGLRRKVDRFPFVPDDPEKLALDCYEAYNIQVSGLEKRLQSIGPDTKIVIGVSGGLDSTHALIVAAKAMERLGRPASDILAFTMPGFATSDDTKSNAIHLMEALGTTYETLDIRPTATQMLKEIGHPAGDGEPVYDVTFENVQAGLRTDFLFRIANQRGGIVLGTGDLSELALGWATYGVGDQMSHYNVNAGVPKTLIQHLIRWVITTEQFDGTADEVLQAILDQEISPELVPGEELQSTEQKIGPYALQDFTLFHTVRNGFTPSKIAFLAWNAWHDVEAGEWPPGFPEGKRTAYEMKEIRAWLEVFVKRFFANQFKRSALPNGPKVSNGGTMSPRGDWRMPSDASPAAWLAEIEARVPVE; the protein is encoded by the coding sequence GTGGACTTCTACTCCGCCTACTCCCATGGCTTCGCGCGGGTCGCGGCGTGCACCATCCCGATCTCCGTCGCCGACCCGGCGGCCAACGCGCGCGAGGTGATCGCGCAGGCTCGCGAGTGCTCCGACGAGGGGGTCGCGGTGGCGGTCTTCCCGGAGCTGTGCCTCTCGGGCTACTCGATCGACGACCTCGTCCTGCAGCGGACCCTCCTCGATGCCGTGCACGCCGCGATCAGCGCGATCGTGGTGGCCTCCGAGGAACTGCTGACGGTGATCGTCGTCGGCGCCCCGCTGCGCCACGGCGACCGCGTGCTCAACACCGCGGTGGTGATCCACGGCGGCGAGGTGCTGGGCGTGGTGCCCAAGTCCTACCTCCCCAACTACCGGGAGTTCTACGAGAAGCGCTGGTACAGCACCGGCGACGATGCAGACGGCACCATCATGCTCGGTGGCGAGGAGGTGCCGCTCAGCAATGGCCTGCTCTTCCGCTGCACCGACGTCAAGGATCTCGTCTTCCACGTCGAGATCTGCGAGGACATGTGGGTCCCGGTGCCGCCGAGCGCGAAGGCGGCACTGGCCGGGGCGACCGTCCTGCTCAACCTCTCCGCGAGCCCGGTCACCGTGGGGCGCTCCGAAGCGCGCCGCCTGCTGGTGCAGTCGGCGAGCGCGCGGTGCGCGGCAGCGTACGTCTACACCGCCGCGGGGCCGGGCGAGTCGACGACCGACCTGTCGTGGGACGGGCAGACGATGGTGTACGAGCTCGGCGAGTTGCTGGGGGAGACCGAGCGGTTCCCCGACAGCGCCAGAAGGACCGTGGTCGACGTCGATCTGGAACGGATCCGCGCGGAGCGGATCCGGCAGAGCACTTTCGACGACAACCGTCGGGCAGAGGGCGGATATCACTCCGAGATCGAGTTCGAGCTCGCCCCGCCGCTCACCGGCGACGGGCTGCGGCGCAAGGTCGACCGGTTCCCGTTCGTCCCCGACGACCCGGAGAAGCTCGCGCTGGACTGCTACGAGGCCTACAACATCCAGGTCTCCGGGCTGGAGAAGCGACTGCAGTCGATCGGCCCGGACACGAAGATCGTCATCGGCGTCTCCGGCGGCCTCGACTCGACCCACGCGCTGATCGTCGCGGCCAAGGCGATGGAGCGTCTCGGCCGCCCGGCGAGCGACATCCTGGCGTTCACGATGCCCGGCTTCGCGACCTCCGACGACACCAAGTCCAACGCGATCCACCTGATGGAGGCGCTCGGGACGACCTACGAGACGCTCGACATCCGGCCCACCGCCACCCAGATGCTCAAGGAGATCGGCCACCCGGCCGGCGACGGCGAGCCGGTCTACGACGTGACCTTCGAGAACGTGCAGGCGGGGCTGCGTACGGACTTCCTCTTCCGCATCGCCAACCAGCGCGGCGGCATCGTGCTCGGCACCGGCGACCTCTCCGAGCTGGCGCTCGGCTGGGCGACGTACGGCGTCGGCGACCAGATGTCGCACTACAACGTCAACGCGGGCGTGCCGAAGACCCTGATCCAGCACCTGATCCGCTGGGTGATCACCACCGAGCAGTTCGACGGCACCGCCGACGAGGTGCTCCAGGCGATCCTCGACCAGGAGATCTCGCCCGAGCTCGTGCCGGGGGAGGAGCTGCAGTCGACGGAGCAGAAGATCGGCCCGTACGCCCTGCAGGACTTCACCCTCTTCCACACCGTCCGCAACGGCTTCACGCCCTCGAAGATCGCCTTCCTGGCGTGGAACGCGTGGCACGACGTCGAGGCCGGCGAGTGGCCCCCGGGGTTCCCCGAGGGCAAGCGGACGGCCTACGAGATGAAGGAGATCCGGGCCTGGCTCGAGGTCTTCGTGAAGCGCTTCTTCGCCAACCAGTTCAAGCGGTCGGCGCTGCCCAACGGTCCGAAGGTCTCCAACGGCGGCACGATGTCGCCCCGCGGCGACTGGCGGATGCCCTCGGACGCCTCGCCGGCGGCCTGGCTGGCCGAGATCGAGGCGCGGGTTCCTGTGGAGTGA
- a CDS encoding SatD family protein — protein sequence MTSVATVIGDLVGSRTKSDRAKVHEAFAAAIEKINREWRPVTPLRITVGDEYQGAFETVGAALQATFRLRIALDPVVGVRHGIGWGATRVLRDDPRVEDGPGWWSARAAIEAAEAAENKAATRGVRTWYQPAEETGGPGPAAVNAALISRDELYSRLDRSSVSVLSGMLSAMSQKAMADELDITPSAVSQRVRRDGIAVIVRADELLGEVR from the coding sequence GTGACGTCCGTGGCAACGGTGATCGGCGATCTCGTGGGCTCGCGCACCAAGTCCGACCGCGCGAAGGTCCATGAGGCGTTCGCCGCCGCCATCGAGAAGATCAACCGGGAGTGGCGACCGGTCACGCCGCTGCGGATCACGGTCGGTGACGAGTACCAGGGCGCCTTCGAGACCGTCGGGGCCGCGCTCCAGGCCACGTTCCGGCTGCGGATCGCGCTCGACCCCGTGGTCGGCGTACGCCACGGCATCGGCTGGGGCGCCACCCGGGTGCTCCGCGACGACCCGCGGGTGGAGGACGGGCCGGGGTGGTGGTCGGCCCGGGCGGCGATCGAGGCGGCGGAGGCCGCGGAGAACAAGGCGGCCACGCGCGGCGTACGGACCTGGTACCAGCCCGCGGAGGAGACGGGTGGTCCCGGCCCGGCCGCGGTCAACGCCGCCCTGATCTCGCGCGACGAGCTCTACTCGCGGCTGGATCGCTCCTCGGTGTCGGTGCTTTCTGGCATGCTCTCCGCCATGTCCCAGAAGGCCATGGCCGACGAGCTCGACATCACCCCCTCCGCGGTCTCCCAGCGGGTGCGCCGCGACGGCATCGCCGTGATCGTGCGCGCCGACGAGCTGTTGGGGGAGGTCAGATGA
- the glnA gene encoding type I glutamate--ammonia ligase, producing MGKQQDFVLRALEERDVRFVRLWFTDVLGYLKSVAVAPAELESAFAEGIGFDGSAIEGFARVTEADMLALPDPSTFQILPWRTDGPSTGRMFCDIVMPDGSPSYADPRYVLKRTLSNAAEKGFTFYTHPEIEFYLFKDNPRDGSEPTPVDSSGYFDHTAQSMGADFRREAITMLEAMGISVEYSHHEGGPGQNEIDLRYADALSTADNIMTFRTVIREVALSQGIWASFMPKPFTEHPGSGMHTHLSLFEGDANAFYEPGAEYQLSKTGRSFIGGVLRHAPEITAVTNQWVNSYKRLIGGGEAPAHIAWGHNNRSALVRVPMYKPLKGQSTRIEVRSLDAACNPYLAFAVILAAGMKGIEEGYELPREAEDDVWALTERERKSLGIDPLPENLDEAIGMAEDSELLAETLGEHVFDFFLRNKRAEWAAYREQVTAYERSRMLPVI from the coding sequence ATGGGCAAGCAACAGGACTTCGTGCTCCGCGCACTCGAAGAGCGAGACGTACGTTTCGTGCGGCTGTGGTTCACCGACGTGCTCGGCTATCTGAAGTCGGTCGCGGTGGCGCCGGCCGAGCTCGAGAGCGCCTTCGCGGAGGGCATCGGGTTCGACGGCAGCGCGATCGAGGGGTTCGCGCGGGTGACCGAGGCCGACATGCTGGCCCTGCCGGATCCGAGCACGTTCCAGATCCTGCCGTGGCGTACCGACGGCCCGTCGACGGGCCGGATGTTCTGCGACATCGTGATGCCCGACGGCTCGCCGTCCTACGCCGACCCGCGCTACGTGCTGAAGCGCACCCTGTCCAACGCCGCGGAGAAGGGCTTCACCTTCTACACGCACCCCGAGATCGAGTTCTACCTCTTCAAGGACAACCCGCGTGACGGCAGCGAGCCGACCCCGGTGGACTCCAGCGGCTACTTCGACCACACCGCCCAGTCGATGGGCGCCGACTTCCGGCGTGAGGCGATCACGATGCTCGAAGCCATGGGCATCAGCGTCGAGTACAGCCACCACGAGGGCGGTCCGGGCCAGAACGAGATCGACCTGCGCTACGCCGACGCGCTGAGCACGGCCGACAACATCATGACCTTCCGCACGGTCATCCGTGAGGTCGCGCTGAGCCAGGGCATCTGGGCCAGCTTCATGCCCAAGCCCTTCACCGAGCACCCGGGCTCGGGCATGCACACCCACCTCAGCCTCTTCGAGGGCGACGCCAACGCGTTCTACGAGCCGGGTGCCGAGTACCAGCTCTCCAAGACCGGCCGCAGCTTCATCGGCGGTGTGCTCCGGCACGCCCCGGAGATCACCGCGGTCACCAACCAGTGGGTCAACTCCTACAAGCGCCTGATCGGCGGGGGAGAGGCACCGGCTCACATCGCCTGGGGCCACAACAACCGCTCCGCGCTGGTCCGGGTGCCGATGTACAAGCCGCTCAAGGGCCAGTCGACCCGCATCGAGGTGCGCAGTCTCGACGCCGCCTGCAACCCCTACCTGGCCTTCGCCGTGATCCTGGCGGCGGGCATGAAGGGCATCGAGGAGGGCTACGAGCTGCCGCGCGAGGCCGAGGACGACGTCTGGGCGCTGACCGAGCGCGAGCGCAAGAGCCTCGGCATCGACCCGCTCCCGGAGAACCTCGACGAGGCGATCGGGATGGCCGAGGACTCCGAGCTGCTCGCCGAGACCCTCGGCGAGCACGTCTTCGACTTCTTCCTGCGCAACAAGCGCGCCGAGTGGGCCGCCTACCGCGAGCAGGTGACCGCTTACGAGCGCTCCCGGATGCTGCCCGTCATCTGA
- a CDS encoding type 1 glutamine amidotransferase, with protein sequence MCVDVCRAYAEPIPPLSSLDASYSGLLVMGGSMDADSDAEHPWLQVTRERIAQAAEAGIPTLGICLGHQLAAMALGGSVERSPFGLTVGVHQVTWEPEVLFDPLMRLLAGDDRALHWHRDVVGELPEGSVKLASSIDGQVQAARFAPTVWGVQFHPEVDAAAVAVWANESVEELEQIGRSVDDVVATATFAENELIKTWQPLAFGFARLVRERAAAVAPGGTRGGVIPTPRPWSA encoded by the coding sequence ATGTGTGTCGACGTCTGTCGGGCGTACGCCGAGCCGATCCCGCCGCTCTCGTCGCTGGACGCCTCCTACTCGGGGCTGCTCGTCATGGGCGGCTCGATGGACGCTGACTCCGACGCCGAGCACCCCTGGCTCCAGGTCACCCGGGAGCGGATCGCCCAGGCCGCCGAGGCCGGCATCCCGACGCTCGGGATCTGCCTGGGTCACCAGCTCGCCGCGATGGCTCTGGGCGGCTCTGTGGAGCGCAGCCCGTTCGGGCTCACCGTGGGCGTCCACCAGGTCACCTGGGAGCCCGAGGTGCTCTTCGACCCGCTGATGCGCCTGCTGGCGGGCGACGACCGCGCCCTGCACTGGCACCGCGACGTCGTCGGTGAGCTGCCCGAGGGCTCCGTCAAGCTGGCCAGCTCGATCGACGGCCAGGTGCAGGCGGCGCGGTTCGCCCCGACCGTGTGGGGCGTGCAGTTCCACCCCGAGGTCGACGCCGCCGCGGTCGCCGTCTGGGCGAACGAGTCCGTCGAGGAGCTCGAGCAGATCGGGCGCAGCGTCGACGACGTGGTCGCGACCGCCACCTTCGCCGAGAACGAGCTGATCAAGACCTGGCAGCCGCTGGCCTTCGGGTTCGCCCGCCTGGTCCGCGAGCGCGCCGCCGCGGTCGCTCCTGGAGGCACCCGCGGCGGTGTCATCCCGACCCCTAGGCCCTGGAGCGCCTGA